AAGCGGCAGGTTGCGCTTGCAGTTTTTCGGAGAACCGTTGTCTGACATGAAGACAATGATGGTGTCTTCCGCGACCCCAAGCTCCTCGAAAGTATCCATCAAGTCACCCAGTGACTTGTCCATGGACTTAAGCATCGAGGCCAGAACCGCCTGCTGACCTTTGAGGCCTTTCTTTTTGAAATGATCGATGAAACGACGGTCTGCTTCCCAAGGCGCGTGAACGGCGTAATGGGACATGTAGAGGTAGAAAGGCTTCTTGTCCTCTTTGACGGTCTTCTTCAGCTCGGCGATAGTTTCGAGCGTCAGAGCCTCGGTGAGGTTGATCTTCTGGCCGTGGTATTTTTCTAAACCGGGGACACTCCAGATGGCGCCGCCACCTCGCCATACCGCGCTGAAGTCCTTGTCACCATGATAGGAGCCAGGTCCGCCCATGTGGGCACCGGCGATGTTCACATTGAAACCCAGGTTGCTCGGGTTGGCACCCGGCGTATCCTTGGCACCAAAGTGAGCCTTGCCCACGTGGATGGTCTTGTAGCCCAGATCCTGAAGGTAGGCCGGTAGAGTCTTGGCTTCGAAGGTAGCTTCTACATTGGTCCCGGGAGGCTGGAGGCCATTGAGGTTCCACTTCGGAGGCAAGAGCACCTTGGTATTCTCCCTGGGAGCCACATTTTTTCTGAGTGTCCAGCTAGTCACTTTATGGCGCGCAGCATTCTGGCCGGTCATCAGTGAGACGCGGGTTGGCGAACAAATCGCGCAGGCATAGGCATTGGTAAAGAGCATGCCTTCGCTAGCGAGACGCTTCATGTTCGGCGTCTCATAGACATCATTCAGGGCAGTGCGCTCCGGACCAAAGGCCACAGAGGTCTCTTGCCAGCCCATGTCATCCACCAGGAAGAACAGGATGTTAGGTTTTTCACTGGCGGATGCTAAGGATGTGAGGCCGAGCGCGAGCAAGGCCGCTGTCTGGAAGATTCTTTTCATCGTGGTAGGTGTCGATTGATATCTACCTTACTGCAAAAAAATGTACATTCTATCGTTTATGACAACAGCCATCTACTGCTTCAGCTCCGGGAAGCGGGTAAGGACGCTCTTGGGGAAGGGAATAACGCCATCGTTCTTCTGCTTGGGTCCTGTGGTCGAGCGGCCATTGTGAATCATCTTGGCCAGCTCACCCGCGAGTTCCTTGACCAGCTCCGGATGCTCCTGGGAAATATCCTTGCTCTCCTTGGGGTC
The sequence above is drawn from the Rubritalea squalenifaciens DSM 18772 genome and encodes:
- a CDS encoding sulfatase, coding for MKRIFQTAALLALGLTSLASASEKPNILFFLVDDMGWQETSVAFGPERTALNDVYETPNMKRLASEGMLFTNAYACAICSPTRVSLMTGQNAARHKVTSWTLRKNVAPRENTKVLLPPKWNLNGLQPPGTNVEATFEAKTLPAYLQDLGYKTIHVGKAHFGAKDTPGANPSNLGFNVNIAGAHMGGPGSYHGDKDFSAVWRGGGAIWSVPGLEKYHGQKINLTEALTLETIAELKKTVKEDKKPFYLYMSHYAVHAPWEADRRFIDHFKKKGLKGQQAVLASMLKSMDKSLGDLMDTFEELGVAEDTIIVFMSDNGSPKNCKRNLPLRGHKISGYEGGSRVPMIVHYPGITKKTTRTDAPIIIEDIFPTFLEWAGMKEIPQNDGLSFDEILNDPATDRSQRPLFWHYPNSYDQPAFSSVRLGDLKLLYWHATQKLELFNLKDDLSEENDLAAKQAEDVKRLAKLLSDHLRSTKALMATVKKTGKPVPLPDEVL